In Poecile atricapillus isolate bPoeAtr1 chromosome 9, bPoeAtr1.hap1, whole genome shotgun sequence, the following are encoded in one genomic region:
- the UBA7 gene encoding ubiquitin-like modifier-activating enzyme 7 gives MAGSEEEPRYSRQMYVLGGGARRLPGSAVLVSGLRGTGAQVATALVLAGTGRVVLHDCGAACTADRTQQFLLGESDLGQNRAKASQRALAELNPCVVVEAHTGELSEAFLASFQVVVLTESPLEEQLRIGDFCHAQGICFIVADTKGLAGQLFCDFGERFVVDDPAEEDPVSAAVQHISQGSPGVVTCMGTENSRGRLFHDGDLVTFSGVQGMTELNGQEPIPVHVLDAFRLEISDTSSFSPYRCGGLVSQVQRPRECSHEPLRQALKEPKIQVANPEDLPRSRSLHVAFQALHTFRREQRRLPRPRAPADAERVLELARSLGAQQGPLDEGIVRSFASVSAGELCPVAAVLGALAAQEVLKAVTGKFLPLGQWLYFDALECLELAGAAQLTETDCAPRGSRYDGQIAVFGANFQEKLGHQKYLVVGAGAIGCELLKNFAMMGLAAGPDGELIVTDMDTVALSNLHRQFLYRSADISEPKSVVAAAAVQRMNPDVRVTAHQNQVGPATEMLYRDNFFQHLDGVASALDTIEARTYLERRCLRCHTPLLDSGTEGTQGNVLAMVPSLTKPLEPATPRDGTFPFCTLRHFPRTIQHTLQWARDEFEGLFQLPAEQVNQFMEDPAFLEQQPPGKVLEQVWDSLRERPRDWQDCVRWARRHWQSCYHDVITQLLHIYPPEHETSPGVPFWAGDRSCPHPLTFNPDNNTHLDYVLAAAHLFAQVHRVPPCRDRAAIQAILRGVVLPPFVPQEGLQIPLTEEPTEEAQVPTDYKQLTELTQDLVQWRQELLGDEKAQAPLMEPIHFEKDNDVHIDFITAASNLRAENYGISPATWMMSKRIAGRIVPAIITTTAAVAGLACLEVYKLVWGCQDLSCYRNSNINLSTCLLLRVQPPPVPTYRYGGREWSCWDRLEMQAVGADGQAMTVQVVLDWLQRTHGWTVTMLLCGDTVLYDSKADAETRALQQAQRLSENLEDARMPKQQDLELLYVCEGEDAEAEDSRPPLLCSLP, from the exons ATGGCGGGAAGCGAAGAGGAGCCGCGGTACTCGCGGCAGAT GTACGTGCTGGGCGGCGGCGCACGGCGGCTGCCCGGGTCGGCGGTGCTGGTGTCGGGGCTGCGCGGGACCGGAGCGCAGGTGGCGACGGCGCTGGTGCTGGCGGGGACCGGGCGCGTCGTCCTGCACGACTGCGGTGCCGCCTGCACCGCCGACCGCACCCAGCAG TTCCTCCTGGGGGAGAGTGATCTAGGACAGAACCGTGCCAAGGCATCTCAGCGggccctggcagagctgaacCCCTGTGTGGTGGTCGAGGCTCACACCGGGGAGCTGTCGGAGGCCTTCCTTGCCTCCTTCCAG GTGGTGGTGCTCACTGAGTCCCcgctggaggagcagctccgCATCGGGGACTTCTGCCATGCCCAGGGCATCTGCTTCATCGTGGCTGACACCAAGGGGCTGGCAGG GCAGCTGTTCTGTGACTTTGGGGAGCGCTTTGTTGTTGATGATCCAGCAGAAGAGGATCCAGTGTctgctgctgtgcagcacaTCTCCCAG GGCAGCCCAGGAGTGGTGACATGCAtggggacagagaacagccgTGGCCGCCTCTTTCACGATGGTGACCTGGTGACGTTTTCGGGCGTACAGGGGATGACAGAGCTGAACGGCCAGGAGCCCATCCCCGTTCATGTGCTCG ATGCCTTCAGGCTGGAGATCAGTGACACCAGCTCCTTCTCGCCCTACCGCTGTGGGGGTCTTGTTTCACAGGTGCAGCGGCCCCGGGAGTGTTCCCAC gagcccCTGCGCCAGGCACTGAAGGAGCCCAAAATCCAGGTGGCAAATCCCGAGGATCTGCCACGCAGCCGCAGCCTGCACGTCGCCTTCCAGGCCCTTCACACTTTCCGCAGGGAGCAGCGCCGGCTGCCGCGGCCCAGGGCACCG gCGGATGCCGAGCGGGTGCTGGAGCTGGCGCGGAGCCTGGGAGCCCAGCAGGGTCCCCTGGACGAGGGCATCGTGCGCTCCTTCGCCAGCGTCAGCGCGGGGGAGCTGTGCCCCGTGGCCGCCGTGCTCGGGGCGCTGGCGGCCCAGGAGGTGCTGAAG GCCGTCACTGGGAAGTTCCTGCCCCTGGGCCAGTGGTTGTACTTCGACGCCCTGGAGTGCCTGGAGCTGGCGGGGGCCGCTCAGCTGACAGAGACCGACTGTGCCCCG AGAGGCTCTCGCTACGATGGCCAGATTGCTGTCTTCGGGGCCAATTTCCAGGAGAAGCTGGGCCACCAGAAATACCTGGTG GTGGGAGCTGGTGCCATCGGCTGCGAGCTGCTGAAAAACTTTGCCATGATGGGGCTGGCAGCGGGGCCGGACGGGGAACTCATCGTCACTGACATGGACACTGTTGCCCTCTCCAACCTCCATCGGCAGTTTCTCTATCGCTCAGCAGATATATCA gagccaAAGTCGGTGGTGGCCGCAGCAGCCGTGCAGCGCATGAACCCTGATGTCAGAGTGACAGCTCACCAGAACCAGGTGGGACCTGCCACTGAGATGCTCTACAGGGACAACTTCTTCCAGCACCTGGATGGCGTTGCCAGCGCCCTGGACACGATAGAGGCCC GCACCTATTTGGAGAGACGCTGTCTCCGCTGCCACACACCACTGCTGGACTCGGGcacggaggggacacaggggaacGTGCTGGCCATGGTGCCATCCCTGACCAAGCCTCTGGAGCCAGCCACTCCCAGGGATGGCACCTTCCCCTTCTGCACCCTGCGGCACTTCCCCCGCACCATCCAGCATACACTGCAG TGGGCCCGTGATGAGTTTGAGGGGCTTTTCCAGCTACCTGCAGAACAAGTCAACCAGTTCATGGA GGACCCAGctttcctggagcagcagccaccagggaaggtgctggagcaggtgtgGGACAGCCTGCGGGAGCGGCCGCGGGACTGGCAGGACTGTGTGCGCTGGGCACGCCGGCACTGGCAGAGCTGCTACCACGATGTCATCACCCAGCTGCTGCACATCTACCCCCCGGAGCAT GAAACCAGCCCGGGTGTCCCCTtctgggcaggggacaggagctgtcCTCATCCACTGACATTCAACCCTGACAAT AACACCCACCTGGACTATGTCCTGGCCGCTGCCCACCTCTTTGCCCAAGTACACAGAGTGCCACCATGCAGGGACCGGGCAGCCATCCAGGCCATCCTCCGTGGTGTGGTCCTGCCACCCTTTGTACCCCAAGAGGGGCTCCAGATCCCCCTCACAGAGGAACCCACAGAGGAGGCACAAGTTCCCACAG ATTACAAGCAGCTGACAGAGCTTACCCAGGACCTGGTACAGTGgagacaggagctgctgggggatgAGAAGGCACAAGCACCCTTAATGGAGCCCATCCACTTTGAGAAG GACAACGATGTCCACATAGACTTTATCACAGCAGCGTCCAACCTGCGTGCAGAGAACTATGGCATCTCTCCTGCCACCTGGATGATG AGCAAGCGAATTGCTGGACGGATCGTGCCTGCTATCATCAccaccacagcagctgtggccGGGCTGGCGTGCCTGGAGGTCTACAAGCTGGTGTGGGGGTGCCAGGACCTCAGCTGCTACCGTAACAGCAACATCAACCTGTCTACCTGCCTGCTGCTCCGTGTCCAGCCCCCACCAGTCCCCACCTACCGG TACGGCGGGCGGgagtggagctgctgggacCGGCTGGAGATGCAGGCAGTCGGCGCAGATGGGCAGGCGATGACGGTGCAGGTGGTGCTGGACTGGCTGCAG AGGACACATGGCTGGACCGTGACCATGCTCCTGTGTGGCGACACTGTGCTCTATGACAGCAAAGCAGATGCAGAGACACGGGCCCTGCAGCAGGCGCAGAG GTTATCAGAGAACTTGGAGGACGCCAGGATGCCGAAGCAGCAGGACCTAGAGCTGCTGTACGTGTGCGAGGGAGAGGATGCTGAGGCTGAAGATAGCCGTCCCCCTCTCCTGTGCTCCCTACCTTGA
- the AMT gene encoding aminomethyltransferase, mitochondrial, whose translation MLRAGCRAALSRRPPGSAPRRGAGGSGPGEEGLKQTPLDALHRARGGRMVPFAGWTLPLHYGQGHLQSHLHTRRHCSLFDVSHMLQTLVYGRDRVRFMESLVVGDIAELKPGQGTLTLLTNEKGGITDDLIVTNTSEDHLYVVSNAACADKDLAILRDRAAQLQATGSDVHLEVSDNALLALQGPSMARVLQAGLSDDLAKLSFMNSITTTVFGVPGCRVTRCGYTGEDGVEISVPAARAVELAEKLLGVPDVWLAGLAARDSLRLEAGLCLYGNDIDETVTPAEAGLMWTLGKRRRVAMDFPGAAVIMAQVKDKPRRRRVGLTSVGPAIRPHMAILGPEGRPVGTVTSGCPSPCLGKNIAMGYVEAAHSRAGTELTVEVRKKQHPAVITKMPFVPTQYYMAK comes from the exons atgctgcGGGCGGGCTGCCGCGCCGCGCTgtcccgccgccccccgggcTCGGCGCCGCGGAgaggggccggggggagcgGGCCCGGGGAGGAGGGGCTGAAGCAGACTCCCCTGGATGCCCTGCATCGGGCCCGCGGCGGGCGGATGGTGCCGTTCGCCGGCTGGACCCTTCCGCTGCACTACGGGCAGGGCCACCTCCAGTCACACCTGCACACCCGCCGCCACTGCTCCCTCTTCGACGTCTCCCATATGCTGCAG ACCCTGGTGTACGGCCGGGACCGCGTCAGGTTCATGGAGAGCCTGGTAGTGGGGGACATCGCCGAGCTGAAGCCGGGACAG GGCACCCTGACGCTGCTCACCAACGAGAAGGGCGGCATCACGGACGACCTCATCGTCACAAACACGTCAGAAGATCACCTCTACGTGGTGTCCAACGCCGCCTGTGCTGACAAGGACTTGGCCATCTTGAGG GACAGAGCGGCACAGCTGCAGGCCACCGGCAGTGACGTACACCTGGAGGTGTCAGACAACGCGCTGCTGGCTCTGCAAG GTCCCTCCATGGCACGGGttctgcaggcagggctgtccGATGACCTGGCCAAGCTCTCCTTTATGAATAGCATCACCACGACCGTCTTTGGCGTGCCGGGCTGCCGGGTCACACGCTGCGGTTACACCGGCGAGGATGGCGTGGAG ATCTCAGTGCCTGCAGCGCGGGCGGTGGAGCTggctgagaagctgctgggtgTCCCTGATGTGTGGctagcagggctggcagccagggacagcctgcGCCTGGAGGCTGGGCTCTGCCTCTATGGCAATGACATCGACGAGACTGTCACCCCTGCCGAGGCCGGGCTGATGTGGACCTTGG GGAAGCGCCGACGTGTGGCCATGGActtccctggtgctgctgtcaTCATGGCACAAGTGAAAGACAAGCCGAGGCGCAGGCGAGTGGGGCTGACATCGGTGGGACCCGCCATCCGGCCCCACATGGCCATCCTGGGCCCCGAAGGCAGACCTGTGG GCACAGTGACCAGTGGATGTCCCTCGCCCTGCCTGGGCAAGAACATCGCCATGGGCTACGTGGAGGCAGCACACAGCCGGGCCGGCACCGAGCTCACCGTCGAGGTGCGGAAGAAGCAGCACCCTGCCGTCATCACCAAGATGCCCTTTGTGCCCACCCAGTACTACATGGCCAAATGA
- the TCTA gene encoding T-cell leukemia translocation-altered gene protein yields MAAVAAGWQPPWRALAALGRELAAEWAAQDVRAALCQLLLLWLGISLLGVRLAWRAYGGAVAALCYRTGPAGRRSPGTASGASPARPRAHSLSPAGPAGRNGAAERHCPPRDGPAAEPMKTHRE; encoded by the exons atggcggcggtggcggcgggctGGCAGCCGCCGTGGCGGGCGCTGGCCGCGCTAGGCCGGGAGCTGGCGGCCGAGTGGGCGGCACAGGACGTGCGGGCCGcgctgtgccagctgctgctgctgtggctgggcaTCAGCCTGCTGGGCGTGCGCCTGGCCTGGCGCGCCTACGGCGGGGCGGTGGCCGCGCTCTGCTACAGGACCGGCCCCGCCGGCCGCCGCTCCCCCGGCACCGCTTCCGGGGCCtcgcccgcccggccccgcgcgcATTCCCTGTCCCCCGCCGGCCCGGCGGGACGCAACGGCGCCGCCGAGCGGCACTGCCCGCCCCG GGATGGCCCCGCAGCAGAGCCCATGAAGACACACCGGGAGTGA